A stretch of the Oncorhynchus clarkii lewisi isolate Uvic-CL-2024 unplaced genomic scaffold, UVic_Ocla_1.0 unplaced_contig_4448_pilon_pilon, whole genome shotgun sequence genome encodes the following:
- the LOC139402002 gene encoding cyclin-dependent kinase 4 inhibitor D-like, whose product MVLSQSDAAKSLTAAAAKGNTDEVRRMLGPECRVHPDTVNQFGKTALQVMMMGNSNVASLLLEHGADPNITDRRGVSPAHDAARTGFVDTLRVLVEFGASVNRPDHTGTLPIHIAVREGYRDVIEFLAPLSNLKHPNTSGETAVDLARASSSCTPDVVELLERQLESKVFSHSPPLPL is encoded by the exons ATGGTCCTGAGTCAGAGTGATGCGGCCAAGAGCCTGACCGCTGCCGCAGCCAAGGGAAATACGGACGAGGTCAGGAGGATGCTAGGGCCGGAATGCAGAGTGCACCCCGATACTGTCAATCAATTTGGAAAGACCGCTCTACAG GTGATGATGATGGGCAACTCCAACGTGGCCAGCTTACTGTTGGAGCACGGAGCCGACCCAAATATCACAGACCGGCGAGGAGTCTCACCGGCACATGATGCGGCACGCACTGGCTTCGTGGACACACTCCGGGTTCTGGTGGAGTTCGGCGCGTCAGTCAACAGGCCAGACCACACCGGCACCCTACCCATCCACATCGCTGTCCGAGAGGGCTACCGGGACGTCATTGAGTTCCTTGCACCTCTCTCCAACCTGAAACACCCCAACACCAGTGGAGAGACAGCTGTTGACCTCGCCCGAGCCTCATCGTCATGTACACCGGACGTGGTAGAGCTTCTAGAGAGACAGCTGGAGTCTAAAGTGTTCTCTcactccccacctctccctctttag
- the LOC139402001 gene encoding AP-1 complex subunit mu-2, which translates to MSASAVFVLDLKGKVLICRNYKGDVDMAEIDHFLPLLMTQEEEGLTCPIMSHGNVHFLWIKHTNLYLVATTNKNSNASLVYAFLYKVVEVFTEYFTELEEESIQDNFVVVYELLDELMDFGFPQTTDSKILQEYITQEGTKLEVAKTKVPTTVTNAVSWRSEGIKYKKNEVFIDVIESINLLVNANGSVMSSDIVGTVKLKTMLSGMPELRLGLNDRALFALTGRDKGKTVTMEDVKFHQCVRLSRFESDRTISFIPPDGESELMSYRINTHVKPLIWIESVIEKFSHSRVEIMVKAKGQFKKQSVANNVEVRVPVPSDADSPKFKTSTGHAKYVPEKNLAVWTIKSFPGGKEFLMRASFGLPSVENDEMEGKPPITVNFEIPYFTVSGIQVRYMKIIEKSGYQALPWVRYITQSGDYQLRSNF; encoded by the exons ATGTCTGCCTCCGCTGTCTTCGTTCTGGACTTGAAAGGAAAG GTGCTCATATGTCGGAACTACAAGGGCGACGTGGACATGGCTGAGATTGACCATTTCCTGCCTTTGCTCATGACACAGGAAGAGGAGGGGCTTACCTGTCCAATCATGTCGCACGGCAACGTTCATTTCCTGTGGATCAAGCACACCAACCTGTACT TGGTGGCCACTACCAACAAGAACTCCAACGCCTCTCTGGTCTATGCCTTCCTCTATAAAGTGGTTGAG GTGTTCACAGAGTACTTTACAGAGTTGGAGGAGGAGAGCATACAGGACAACTTTGTGGTGGTCTATGAGCTACTGGACGAGCTCATGGACTTTGGCTTCCCCCAGACCACCGACAGCAAGATCCTGCAGGA GTACATCACGCAGGAGGGCACCAAGCTGGAGGTGGCTAAGACTAAGGTTCCCACCACTGTCACCAACGCTGTGTCCTGGAGGTCAGAGGGCATCAAGTACAAGAAGAATGAGGTCTTCATCGATGTCATCGAGTCCATCAACTTACTG GTGAATGCCAATGGCAGTGTGATGAGCAGTGACATCGTGGGCACTGTCAAGCTGAAGACCATGCTGTCTGGCATGCCTGAGCTGAGACTGGGACTCAATGACCGAGCGCTGTTCGCCCTCACTGGCC gagaCAAAGGGAAGACTGTAACGATGGAGGACGTTAAGTTTCACCAGTGTGTTCGTCTGTCCCGTTTCGAGAGTGACCGCACCATCTCCTTCATCCCTCCTGACGGAGAGTCTGAACTCATGTCCTACCGCATCAACACTCAC GTGAAGCCTCTGATATGGATTGAGTCTGTCATCGAGAAGTTCTCTCACAGTCGAGTTGAGATCATGGTTAAG GCTAAAGGTCAGTTCAAGAAGCAGTCAGTAGCCAACAACGTGGAGGTGCGGGTTCCTGTCCCCAGTGACGCTGACTCCCCCAAGTTTAAGACCAGTACAGGCCACGCTAAATACGTCCCTGAGAAGAACCTGGCTGTGTGGACTATCAAGTCCTTCCCT GGCGGTAAGGAGTTTCTGATGCGGGCCAGCTTTGGCCTGCCCAGTGTGGAGAATGATGAGATGGAGGGCAAACCTCCCATCACTGTCAACTTTGAGATTCCATACTTCACAGTGTCAGGGATACag GTGCGGTACATGAAAATTATAGAGAAGAGTGGTTACCAGGCCTTGCCCTGGGTCAGATACATCACACAAAGTGGAG ATTACCAACTACGGAGTAACTTCTAA